Genomic segment of Paracoccus tegillarcae:
GTCCAGGACAAAATCCTCGAGCGTCGGAAGCGTCTCGAACATGATTGCGATCTGCGCTTTGGCAGATTCGCTGATTGACTTGCCGACATGGCTGCCGACGACGCGGAAAGGGGGCACATGATCCGGGTCGTCGACTCGGGTTTTCAGACGCGCGTGCCAGATGCCGGTTGCGGTGGTGTCGCGCACATCCTGTGACGACAGCCGGCAGGGTGAGACGATAAGGTGCGCCGTCATGGCCATTTCGTCATGCGCCTCAGATCCGCCACCGAAGGTGTCGATCAGGATCAGGTGATCTTCATCTTCCCCTTGGTACAGCCTCTGAATATCCTCAAGGACCGTCTCTGCATCCAACGTCCCGATGACCTCGATGCGGTCGTGCCAATAGCCCTGGCGTCGTGCCTCGGTCATCCATTCCGCGATGCCCTGGTTCGAGTCGGTGTCGAAGACCGTCACGCGTTCGCCCCGATCGATGGCCACGGAGGCCAGACCGCGCACGAGGGTCGATTTGCCGCAGCCTCCCTTCTTGTTCATGACCGTGATGATCCGTCTGCCTTTGTCCACGATGCGCTATCCGTCCTGCGTGATGCGATAACCTTAATACGTAACACGACAACCGTGGAACGACAAGCGACGACCGAGGTGCGGCATACATTAACCGTAATGCGAGAGCCATGAAACGGTATCCGACGTACAACAATCGTCATCCGGCATGCGTCAACCGACACCCGCAATGCATGGTGCGTGCTGCATGGTTCGAGGGTCTGCATTCTGACTGTGCTTGACGCTAATCGAGTCATGTCCAGCGCGGGCCAGCGGAACGAGGTGCGACATGCACCATCCGCAAACCGTGATGCGAGATCCGATGTGGCGTAGCGAAGGGCAGGGGCGTTGAGAGGGTGCGTAAGGACCAGGAGCGGGGCCAGGCTCTAACCCGATGCGGCGCGGGCTTCAGCGGCCGCCTGGCGGCACTCGGCGCGCGCCTGAAGCGGTGTCGCAAGAGCGACAAGCCTAAAGCGTCAAGAAAACGGACCACATGTGCCGCACCGAGCAACCTCGGCGATCGCCCCAATCGGTGCCGCCTACGGCGGCAAGTTCCCGATTGTTTGGTGGGCGATCTTGGGTTACCTTGGCTCATGTGGGGAAGTGGCAGGAAATGCGGAATGTATACAAACCGTCTGACCGCCATCGTCAGGAGACTATTGATGGCGCGTAAATCGCTGACGAAAGACCAGAAGGCAGAGGCCATCCGCCAGTTGAAGGCGGGCGGGGCTGTTTCCACGGTTGCTGACGCGGTTGGTGCCGCGCCTGAGGCGATCAAGAAGGAAAAGGCCCTGAAACTGCGTCAATCCGAGGCGACCACGACCTATGGAAGTGTCGTTACCGTGCGGCTATCCCCCGAGGAGGTGCACCAGTTGGACAGGCTGAAAGGGGTTCTTGGCACAGAAAGTCGTTCCGATGTGCTGCGCACCTTGCTGCGATCCAGTGTCGGGATGCTCGAATTTCCGCCTGAACAGGCGGCGGAGCTTGAGGCAATCAAACACGAGCTTCACAAGATTGGCGTCAACATCAACCAGATCGCCTTTGCTGCCAACACTCGGAAGATCAAGCTGGCGAAGGGTCAGATGCACGCCCTGGACGATTTGCGGCTCACCATGCCGAAGGTGCGCACCTTCCTTCAGGCGGTGGTCAGCGAGCAACGGCGTCGTGGAGTGCGACTGTTCAAAGCCTTCATCGAGGGTGAAGCATGAATCACGGTGGGCTGGCAAAGGCGCTGATCGGCGAGATCGAGTTTCCGATCTGGCAGGGCGGGGCGGGTATGCTGGCCTTCCAGCAGGCCGAGGTCGCGCGCGAGTTCGACAGGTTCATGACCCCGAAGCCGAAATTTTCCGGGCGGGCGGCGGGCCTGTGGCGCGTCGCCCAGGGCTCGAATGCGGTGGTGCTGAAGAAGATCCACAATGGCGGCACGCACACCGGAAAGCAGCTTGGCAACCAGCTGGATTACCTCTTCTCCAAGGCAGCGGCGGTGTTCGGCAACATGGCCGATCTGGACCCGCGCGCCCGGACGCTGAACGGCGATCAGCGCAAGGTGATCGTCGATCAGTGGTCTGACGAATGGACCGGCGATCCGAAGAACGGCCATACCACGCATCTGCTGGTTTCCTTCCCCTTCGATGTGAGCGGGGAGCGCGGCCGGCCAGTGGTCGAAGAATGGTGCATGGAGATGTTCCAGTCCGGTCTGCATTCGGATGGCGAGGAATGGGCCTATGTTGCGGCCCTGCACACCGATCGGGTCAACAGGCATGTCCATGTCGTCGTGAACAACCGGGGCCTGGAGAATGGCGACTGGTTCTATATGGCGAAGGACCACGCCTTTAATCTGGATTTCATGAAGGAACGGCTGGTCGAGATCGCCGCCGGGCAGGGCATGTTTCTGGACAAGAGCAGCCGCCTGGACCGGGGCGTCCTGACCTATGGGCCGTCACGGGCCGAGATCGAGCGGGCTGCGCGTGAAGGCCGTGAGCCCGTCGAGGCCCGCCGCCAGGGCAGGGCGCTCAGCGATGCCCTCGATCACATTCAGCGCAATATCGAGACGCTGCGCAGTCTCGCGGTCGTGGCCACGCTCATCAGCGACGAGCACCTGGCCCGGAAGATCGAGGCCGCAGCCGACCTGCTGGAACAGGGCGGCATTATCAATCACAGAAATCAGGAGATCGTCATGGACGCTGAAACCATCCGCAATCGCGGCGATCTGGCCACTGCCTTCGGGAACTGGCTGGATGAAAGCGAGAAGGACATTTCGCGCCTGCCCGTGCAGGAGCAGCGCGAAATGCGTGAGGAACTCTACGGTATTGCCTCGGAGATCGTGCGCGATCTGGGCGATGATCGCGGCGCGCAGCTGATGCACCATGCCCCGCGCACCCCGGTCTATCAGGCGCAGATGGACGGAGATCGCATCACCATCGAGGACAAGCACAACGTCATCGGGCCGGATGGCTCAAAGGCAATGACGGCGCAGATCGGCGCGGCCGCAGAGAAGGCCGGTCTCGATCCGAGCGTGATCCAGTCCCGGATGGAGCTTGGTGCCGCGAATGCCTGGCAGGAGCGCGAATGGATCAAGGCCGATATTCTGGCCGTGGCCGACGCGAAGAAGATCGATCTGTCTTCCGAGGACGGGCGGGGCAGGGCGGCCGAGCTGGTCGACAGCTTCTATGCCGCGGCGGCGCGGACGATTTCACGCGCAGTGCCGATCGAGCAGGAGGCCACAAATGACAAGCTCACCCGCACCCTGTCTGTAATGGCCGATGCTCACGCCCAGCATGGCAAGGTCGAGTTCCAGAATGATGAGCACGCTGCGCGCTTCGGGGCCGACTTCCGCGAACGCTATGGCGAGAATGCCATGGCGCGGATGGCGACCGGCGACACCAACGCCCTGGCCGTCGATTTTCCTGATGCGGGTCAGCGTCGGGCTATCGCGCGGGCTGTGGCAGCGGCGGGCGAAGCCCATCAGTCGGTCGGCATCACGCTCGCCCAGACCCGGCAGGTCAAAGAGAAAATGGCCGA
This window contains:
- a CDS encoding AAA family ATPase, which translates into the protein MDKGRRIITVMNKKGGCGKSTLVRGLASVAIDRGERVTVFDTDSNQGIAEWMTEARRQGYWHDRIEVIGTLDAETVLEDIQRLYQGEDEDHLILIDTFGGGSEAHDEMAMTAHLIVSPCRLSSQDVRDTTATGIWHARLKTRVDDPDHVPPFRVVGSHVGKSISESAKAQIAIMFETLPTLEDFVLDRACYERMNDTGLLGVIRDKHPNRSLVQSITPGLTEMGELLDQFDEIIRENA
- the mobC gene encoding plasmid mobilization relaxosome protein MobC, translating into MYTNRLTAIVRRLLMARKSLTKDQKAEAIRQLKAGGAVSTVADAVGAAPEAIKKEKALKLRQSEATTTYGSVVTVRLSPEEVHQLDRLKGVLGTESRSDVLRTLLRSSVGMLEFPPEQAAELEAIKHELHKIGVNINQIAFAANTRKIKLAKGQMHALDDLRLTMPKVRTFLQAVVSEQRRRGVRLFKAFIEGEA
- a CDS encoding relaxase/mobilization nuclease domain-containing protein is translated as MNHGGLAKALIGEIEFPIWQGGAGMLAFQQAEVAREFDRFMTPKPKFSGRAAGLWRVAQGSNAVVLKKIHNGGTHTGKQLGNQLDYLFSKAAAVFGNMADLDPRARTLNGDQRKVIVDQWSDEWTGDPKNGHTTHLLVSFPFDVSGERGRPVVEEWCMEMFQSGLHSDGEEWAYVAALHTDRVNRHVHVVVNNRGLENGDWFYMAKDHAFNLDFMKERLVEIAAGQGMFLDKSSRLDRGVLTYGPSRAEIERAAREGREPVEARRQGRALSDALDHIQRNIETLRSLAVVATLISDEHLARKIEAAADLLEQGGIINHRNQEIVMDAETIRNRGDLATAFGNWLDESEKDISRLPVQEQREMREELYGIASEIVRDLGDDRGAQLMHHAPRTPVYQAQMDGDRITIEDKHNVIGPDGSKAMTAQIGAAAEKAGLDPSVIQSRMELGAANAWQEREWIKADILAVADAKKIDLSSEDGRGRAAELVDSFYAAAARTISRAVPIEQEATNDKLTRTLSVMADAHAQHGKVEFQNDEHAARFGADFRERYGENAMARMATGDTNALAVDFPDAGQRRAIARAVAAAGEAHQSVGITLAQTRQVKEKMAEQEADEHHVSRRKDLGHEL